A section of the Persephonella sp. genome encodes:
- the uvrA gene encoding excinuclease ABC subunit UvrA: MDKIVIHGARQHNLKNIDLEIPKNKLIVITGPSGSGKSSLAFDTIYAEGQRRYVESLSAYARQFLGLMEKPDVDSIDGLSPAIAIDQKTTSKNPRSTVGTVTEIYDYLRLLFARVGKPHCPECNNLIASQSPEEIADQILKFPEGTKLQILAPIIRGKKGEYKDIFEKINRMGYPRVRVDGEIYMVEDVPKLEKNKKHTIEVVVDRIVLKEGIRTRLVDSIEQALKLGDGLVVINNLSEGKDYIFSEKFACPEHGFSIAELSPRLFSFNSPYGACPECKGLGVIHKIDVDALVDYNRSVIEAFRITDSFYFKYIKGMIFDILYYHGINKYTKFKDLPEEVKEDLLLEIIPHLERKYLEIDNEKQREELEKYIREVTCPVCHGARLRREALYVLINGKSIWDVVRMNIQQAYDFFTEFENSPMSQKDRIIAEKIIKEIKERLSFLLNVGLDYLTLERSATTLSGGEAQRIRLATQIGSKLSGVLYVLDEPSIGLHPRDTAKLINTLKELRDLDNTVIVVEHDPETIEEADIIIDMGPGSGVYGGEVVAMGTPQEIMENENSLTGKYLSGKLTIPVPEKRRTPDPDKKLVIRGASEHNLKNIDVEIPLGLFVAITGVSGSGKSTLIYDILWQAAKNRFHHRNEYVGKHEKIEGWEHIDKVINVDQSPIGRTPRSNPATYTKVFDNIRALFAATPEAKIRGYTPGRFSFNVKGGRCEACKGDGVVKIEMHFLPDVYVTCEVCQGKRYNKETLAVEYKGKNIADVLDMTVAEALEFFQNVPSIRNKLQVLYDVGLDYIKLGQPATTLSGGEAQRIKLTRELSKRDTGRTLYLLDEPTTGLHSHDVEKLIRVLNKLVEKGNTVVVIEHNLDVIKNADWIIDLGPEGGERGGQIVAIGTPEQVANNPNSHTGRFLKKYLQERVRV; this comes from the coding sequence ATGGATAAAATTGTTATACACGGGGCAAGACAGCATAATCTTAAGAATATAGACCTTGAGATACCTAAAAATAAGCTGATTGTAATAACAGGACCATCAGGGTCAGGAAAATCATCTCTGGCTTTTGATACCATATACGCAGAAGGGCAAAGAAGATATGTTGAAAGTTTGTCTGCATATGCAAGACAATTCCTTGGTCTTATGGAAAAACCTGATGTTGACAGCATAGACGGACTATCCCCTGCAATAGCCATAGACCAGAAAACAACCTCAAAAAACCCCCGTTCAACTGTTGGAACAGTAACGGAGATTTATGATTATCTTAGACTTTTGTTTGCAAGGGTAGGAAAGCCCCACTGCCCTGAATGTAATAATCTTATTGCATCCCAGTCTCCAGAAGAGATAGCAGACCAAATTCTAAAATTTCCAGAAGGAACAAAACTGCAGATATTAGCCCCAATAATAAGAGGCAAAAAAGGAGAGTATAAGGATATCTTTGAAAAAATAAACAGGATGGGATATCCCCGTGTTAGAGTTGATGGGGAAATATATATGGTTGAAGATGTTCCAAAGCTTGAAAAAAACAAAAAGCACACAATAGAGGTAGTAGTTGACAGGATAGTCCTCAAAGAAGGCATAAGAACAAGACTCGTTGATAGCATAGAACAAGCTTTGAAGCTTGGGGATGGACTTGTCGTTATAAACAATCTGTCTGAAGGAAAGGATTATATTTTTAGTGAAAAATTTGCCTGTCCTGAGCATGGATTTTCTATTGCTGAGCTTTCTCCAAGGCTTTTTTCTTTTAACAGTCCTTATGGAGCCTGCCCGGAATGTAAAGGCTTAGGAGTTATTCACAAAATAGATGTTGATGCTCTCGTTGATTATAACAGGTCAGTAATAGAGGCTTTCAGGATAACAGACAGTTTTTATTTCAAATATATAAAAGGAATGATTTTTGATATTCTCTACTACCACGGGATAAACAAATACACAAAATTCAAAGACCTTCCAGAAGAGGTAAAAGAAGATCTTCTACTTGAGATAATTCCACATCTTGAAAGAAAATACCTTGAAATAGATAACGAAAAGCAGAGGGAAGAGCTTGAAAAATATATCAGAGAGGTTACCTGTCCAGTCTGCCACGGGGCAAGACTGAGGAGAGAAGCCCTTTATGTTCTTATAAACGGAAAATCTATCTGGGATGTTGTAAGAATGAATATACAGCAGGCTTACGATTTCTTCACAGAGTTTGAAAACTCTCCAATGTCCCAGAAAGACAGGATAATCGCAGAAAAAATCATAAAGGAAATCAAAGAAAGACTAAGCTTTTTACTAAACGTAGGGCTTGATTATCTAACCCTTGAGCGTTCAGCAACAACCCTTTCAGGAGGAGAAGCACAAAGAATAAGACTTGCAACCCAGATAGGTTCAAAACTAAGCGGTGTTTTGTATGTTCTTGATGAGCCATCTATTGGACTTCATCCAAGGGATACAGCAAAGCTGATAAATACACTTAAAGAGCTAAGGGATTTAGATAACACGGTAATAGTTGTAGAACACGACCCGGAAACAATAGAAGAAGCAGATATTATAATTGATATGGGTCCCGGTAGCGGTGTTTATGGTGGTGAAGTGGTAGCAATGGGAACACCGCAAGAAATAATGGAAAATGAAAATTCCTTGACAGGTAAGTATCTAAGCGGAAAACTGACTATTCCAGTTCCAGAAAAAAGAAGAACTCCAGACCCAGATAAAAAGCTTGTCATCAGAGGAGCATCAGAGCACAACCTGAAAAATATAGATGTAGAAATACCCCTTGGACTATTTGTTGCCATTACAGGAGTCTCAGGTAGCGGAAAATCTACTCTTATTTACGATATCCTCTGGCAGGCTGCTAAAAACAGATTTCACCACAGGAATGAATATGTAGGAAAACATGAAAAAATAGAAGGCTGGGAGCACATAGACAAGGTTATAAATGTTGACCAATCCCCAATAGGCAGAACACCCCGTTCAAACCCTGCTACATATACAAAAGTTTTTGACAATATAAGAGCCCTTTTTGCTGCAACACCGGAAGCAAAGATAAGGGGATACACACCGGGAAGGTTTTCTTTCAATGTAAAAGGTGGTAGATGTGAAGCATGCAAAGGGGACGGCGTTGTAAAAATAGAAATGCATTTCTTACCTGATGTTTATGTGACCTGTGAGGTATGTCAGGGAAAAAGATACAACAAAGAAACCCTTGCCGTTGAATACAAAGGAAAAAATATAGCGGATGTTCTTGATATGACTGTTGCAGAAGCCCTTGAGTTTTTCCAGAATGTCCCTTCAATCAGAAACAAACTACAGGTTTTATATGATGTTGGTCTTGACTACATAAAACTTGGGCAGCCTGCGACAACCCTGTCTGGTGGAGAGGCTCAGAGGATAAAACTGACAAGAGAGCTTTCAAAAAGAGACACAGGAAGAACCCTTTACCTTCTTGATGAGCCTACAACAGGACTACATTCCCACGATGTTGAAAAACTGATAAGAGTTTTAAACAAACTGGTGGAAAAAGGGAATACCGTTGTAGTAATAGAACATAATCTTGATGTTATAAAAAATGCAGACTGGATAATAGATTTGGGACCTGAAGGTGGAGAAAGAGGCGGCCAAATTGTAGCCATAGGAACGCCGGAACAAGTCGCAAACAACCCAAACTCCCACACAGGAAGATTTTTGAAGAAATATCTACAGGAAAGGGTAAGAGTATAA
- a CDS encoding AAA family ATPase, whose protein sequence is MYLSRLIISNYRSIKFLDLEFSPTKNVIIGHNNAGKSNIIKALNIILGEQTPDYKKYENISERDFFNGQENELFIIGEISKKESSRLNFEILKNTSSGSSITLKNSLKDYYENYSFEDFIEEAFGIDFEGNSLSWASNIDDIEEGTKKYIKFKNINDNELDNLKTFLESIDRFIYIFRAKRNENNEIEKDFRLILVKKEKEKEKEKWYLCNRAFIRNEILISAIIPPFRDPEYQLKPTNWNWYGKLIKNLIKEKKEDIQETENPFKELENARRIIKENANKIFEELKNEIEKTSLVSGFDGAKLIFSFMDDEIDISKNIKIYVDDGFTAPINEKGAGIQSAIVISLFTYFVRKNAVSNSLLCLEEPEIYLHPHACRVINKKINYFINDNENNIEHQVILTTHNPVFVKDENIHNPRIFRVWKDEENGTQARYVEINEDFKNLLIREENTELFFAKKVILTEGYEKYIIKFYDNLKEGSMLDEKNISVISAIGKKDFINFVNICKNLGIEFFILADFDYLLRGLLGNEKLREYLKNKLNSKYKYLEKLINVHLNEENFINFKKEAKKLKDIDSINDKNKDKYKAFIIGAIKELKKKANIFILSGEIEDMFKEEYKNILEDRKFTFESVIKLRKYLIEDNKNFSDIFEEEFLNILNELFKKV, encoded by the coding sequence ATGTATCTATCCAGACTTATAATTTCTAATTACAGAAGCATAAAGTTTTTGGATTTGGAATTTTCTCCAACAAAAAATGTAATTATAGGACATAACAATGCTGGTAAGAGTAATATAATAAAAGCTCTTAATATTATTCTTGGAGAACAAACACCCGATTATAAAAAATATGAAAATATCTCAGAGAGAGATTTTTTTAATGGACAAGAGAATGAATTGTTTATTATTGGAGAAATTTCTAAAAAAGAAAGCTCAAGATTAAATTTTGAAATTCTAAAAAATACTTCTTCAGGAAGCAGTATAACTTTAAAAAATAGTTTAAAAGATTATTATGAGAATTACAGTTTTGAAGATTTTATAGAAGAAGCTTTTGGTATAGATTTTGAGGGAAATTCTTTAAGCTGGGCATCTAATATTGACGATATAGAGGAAGGAACAAAGAAATATATTAAATTCAAGAATATAAATGATAATGAATTAGATAATTTAAAAACTTTTTTGGAATCGATTGATAGATTTATTTATATTTTTAGAGCAAAAAGAAACGAAAATAACGAAATTGAAAAAGATTTTAGATTAATTTTAGTAAAAAAAGAGAAAGAGAAAGAAAAAGAAAAGTGGTATTTGTGTAATAGGGCTTTTATTAGGAATGAAATTCTAATCAGTGCAATAATTCCTCCATTTAGAGACCCAGAATATCAATTAAAGCCAACCAATTGGAACTGGTATGGGAAACTGATTAAAAATCTTATAAAAGAAAAAAAAGAGGATATTCAAGAAACAGAAAATCCTTTTAAAGAATTAGAAAATGCAAGAAGAATAATAAAGGAAAATGCTAACAAAATTTTTGAGGAGCTAAAAAATGAAATAGAGAAGACATCTTTAGTTTCTGGATTTGATGGAGCAAAATTAATTTTTTCTTTTATGGATGATGAAATAGATATCAGTAAAAATATAAAAATATATGTTGATGATGGATTTACTGCCCCTATAAACGAAAAAGGAGCAGGTATTCAAAGTGCGATAGTAATAAGCTTATTTACATATTTTGTAAGAAAAAATGCAGTTTCAAATTCTTTGCTGTGTTTAGAGGAACCTGAGATTTATCTTCATCCCCATGCCTGTAGAGTTATAAACAAAAAAATAAATTATTTTATAAATGATAATGAAAACAATATTGAACATCAGGTTATACTGACAACTCATAATCCTGTTTTCGTTAAAGATGAAAACATTCATAATCCAAGAATTTTCAGAGTTTGGAAAGATGAAGAAAATGGAACACAAGCGAGATATGTAGAAATAAATGAAGATTTTAAAAATCTTTTGATTAGGGAAGAAAATACTGAATTATTTTTTGCTAAAAAAGTAATTTTAACTGAAGGCTATGAGAAATATATTATTAAATTTTATGACAATCTTAAGGAAGGTTCTATGTTAGATGAAAAAAATATAAGTGTAATATCTGCAATAGGCAAAAAGGATTTTATAAATTTTGTGAACATTTGTAAAAATCTAGGAATAGAGTTTTTTATCTTAGCTGATTTTGATTACTTGTTAAGAGGACTTTTAGGAAACGAGAAGTTAAGAGAATATTTAAAAAATAAGCTGAATTCTAAATATAAATATTTGGAAAAACTGATAAATGTTCATTTAAATGAAGAAAATTTCATAAATTTTAAGAAAGAAGCAAAGAAGCTTAAAGATATAGATAGTATTAATGATAAAAATAAAGACAAATATAAAGCCTTTATAATTGGGGCTATCAAGGAATTAAAGAAAAAGGCTAATATTTTTATACTATCTGGTGAAATAGAAGATATGTTTAAAGAAGAATATAAAAATATTTTAGAAGATAGAAAATTTACTTTTGAATCGGTTATCAAATTAAGAAAATATTTGATAGAAGATAATAAAAACTTTTCAGATATATTTGAAGAGGAATTTTTAAATATCTTAAATGAGTTGTTTAAAAAGGTATAA
- a CDS encoding YbhB/YbcL family Raf kinase inhibitor-like protein: MFRFLVFLTLLIFSLSYGNDFSVRSPAFDYGKPIPIVYTCDGKDISPEIIWAHPPANTKSFVLIMDDPDAPFGTFTHWVVYDIPASVNKLPENFPKKPVVDGIKQGINDFGRIGYGGPCPPPGKPHRYFIKLYATDLKSVNLPPKAAKSQVLKAIQGHILSKAVYMGIYKRK; encoded by the coding sequence ATGTTTAGATTTTTAGTATTTTTGACTCTTTTAATATTTAGTCTGTCTTACGGAAATGATTTTTCTGTTCGGTCTCCTGCATTTGATTATGGTAAGCCTATTCCTATTGTTTACACCTGTGATGGAAAGGATATCTCCCCTGAAATTATATGGGCTCATCCTCCGGCTAACACCAAAAGCTTTGTTTTAATCATGGATGACCCTGATGCACCATTTGGCACGTTTACTCATTGGGTTGTTTATGATATTCCTGCAAGTGTAAACAAATTACCTGAAAACTTTCCTAAAAAACCTGTTGTTGATGGTATAAAACAAGGAATTAATGATTTTGGCAGAATAGGATATGGAGGTCCATGTCCACCTCCAGGGAAACCTCACAGATATTTTATAAAACTTTATGCAACTGACCTGAAATCTGTAAATCTTCCTCCTAAAGCCGCAAAATCCCAGGTTTTAAAGGCCATACAGGGACATATCCTTTCTAAAGCTGTTTATATGGGAATTTATAAAAGAAAATAA